In Bactrocera neohumeralis isolate Rockhampton chromosome 5, APGP_CSIRO_Bneo_wtdbg2-racon-allhic-juicebox.fasta_v2, whole genome shotgun sequence, the genomic window AGGTAAAATAGGCGATGGTTTTTTTGTTCAAGCCAACATCCCAACGCACTTCTATGCCCTCTTGTGTTTGGGATTCTTTCAACTTCTTATCATATTCCGCTTCTAATCGTACCAAAGGtccgaaaactttttcatattggTAGCCATCTTCGTATCGAAGAAGCACTTGAGATGGTTCCGTATCAATTCCGGGTTTCTCAAGATCTTGAAACGTTGCATCAATATTCTCTTTCCACAATTCTTCCAATTTATTTATCTGAGCAGCAGATATCTGACGAGCGCGTAATTGTTCTTGCTCGGTAGGTACCTTTACTAACCATGGTAAAAAAGATCGATCGGTTATCAAAGGTTTCCATTGATCTTGATCCCAATTCATATCTTTCAAAGAATTTTGTGCAGCACATGGTTGactgcaaaacaacaaaaatgtaaggAAGTTATGTTGAAACTATCGCTTCCGCTGGTAATCTTCGACTTACCGACACAATAGTACGACTACTGAATCCGCTTTAGCAGGGATAAAtcctaaaacaaaaacattacgAACACCACATGAATAACACTCGAGTACAGTTTCCCCAAGAGGACCTTCTGAATGAAGAGTCACTTCTCGATGCTTGGCTCGCACTAAATGATTAACTATATGCGATCCGGATGTGCTACCCCTTCCATTgcaaaaccattttttacagttattacacATAACTACTGTGCCAGGGTCGTGAATGCCACAATATTTGCAGGCATGATTAGGAAGTTCTTTTACCGCTAATATAGATGTATCGTCATCCTCCTCTTCAAATTGCAACTCGGCCAAATTGTTTGTTAGTACATTCAATTTGCTCTGGACAGATATTGAAGAGAACATGTTTGCATCTAAATGTAATTGAATAGCATTGAATATTTACCTGTGTTGCATTACCACCAATACATTCCAATTGAGAGGCTTGTGTTTGAGATTGAGAAGGGAGCGTGAAGTCGCGAAAATCAAATTCTGATGCTTGCGTATCAGCGCCAATCAAGTCATTCTCCTCTGTATCCAAAAATGTCAAAGTCTGCGAACTAGGCCCATACGCGTCTACACTCATTGCAGTAGCGGAATGATTAAACGCGTTGATGACTACTTCACAATTCTCTTTATTGTTTTGTGGTTAAATCTCCTTTTTCCTTGGTTGCGTGTTTGGTTTCGTTCTTCCTCTTGCGCAAAATAGAAACCACGTCGTTGTTCTTACCAACTAATGCAATCGAAAAAGTTTCTGTCACCTTCTCCCTCGTTTTCTTCGAGATGACCTACGAAATCTTTGTTGTTGTGACGATGTCGACGTTCAAAACGGTTGCTATTTCGTCGTTGTCACGTTTTTGCTTTGTTCCGTTCGCTTATTTTCTGATTTTCTTTTGCGCGGAATATACCTTTTGTTTCCAATCGTATTTCTCCCTATCTGCTGACGACAAATTTTTCATATGAAGTTCTCAAGTCAATAGCTATGATTtatacttcaatttttttttgcagatataATTTTCGTTATATTTGTTCGCAAAAGTTAAATTGTCTTTGCTACTAAGTCGATTTTTTATCTCTATTACTTCACAAAAAGTAAAACCAGGCGGTACAACAAATTCCCTCACATTTTCTTACCTTACGCACAAGCCTGCCAGATTACTTCAAGAAATTGAACGTCAAATGAAATGCTTAATATAACTGTCAGTTGAATAAGACCACTTTATTTTCCTCGGACAAAAcgattttttgcaatatttgttTACGTTTCTTCGTAAAATTAATTGCGAATGACGTTCAGCCGGCGTGCTCAAgctttaagtttttgttttttaaaccgATGAGGTTTGAAAAACAGTGTGtcgaaaatagaaataaaatgtttaattttaagCGAATTCACTCtaccacaaaaaaaaagtattctgAGGATGAGGAGCAGTTAAAGTGCttcaatattatttcaaaatgtcCAGTAAATTTGCTAAATGTTAAGCCTTAATAAAATCCGGATCCTTTTTAtttaaccgtgcgattctgtaccgTGATACAGTCtgaagtctctaaatttgagattttaagttagagacaatttttgagacttgagacgatttggctattctgtaagtgacagtcacaaaatctattacatttcattattcagagatgtttttacacttgtatgaaaataaatatgtcgataacaaatattcaattttctataacatagtcaaaaaacataattatcaataaaaataaaaataaatgtagactttgcttcataatatttacgaaatttatgtaaaattgatttatttttaaccctttcgtgtttgagttgcttgcaaaatataaaaaaacgacaatcgattaatatctatgacgATCTCTATTCAGTACATTCAagatggcagacaagagttgtttttagttttgtgacttGTGAGACCTGAtatcaaatttgaggcaatattttgagactaatgctagagactgtttagtgaatagtaactagtcacaaattgagactttacctgaaaatgtttcaaatagagactagagactggttacagaatcccgctataagtATACCCGATTGTTGGGGGGAAATACAATTGGCTGTTTGCAAATAGGTGCAGTCATCCTCTTCTATATTATCGATATCGTTCATATAAATAACTATTATCGAAGAACTATCGTTTTCTGCTCTTTTCtgaaaagttaataaaacaaGTTTAGAACGCGTTCATATAAGTGCATAAATCACGAGTTCTGATTAAATTACTCTAAATGTAATTAAAGAGTATTGGAATTGATCCCATTGCTGTAGGTAACATGTCTTCAAAGTCTGTTTATTGCAAGCTGTATAAAGATGATCCAGAGGATATAAAAACCAGTGAGTATAGTAATTACAACAAATTaccttatttataaaaaattataatacatatgtatactgttTTAAGGTAATAAGCGGCGCAATAGATGGACGGAAGACAGCGAAAGGTTATTCCTTCAGTTATGGAGGAGCAACTTGGACGAGCTGCGTGCTTGCAAGAAAAACAGTCACATTTTAATGGAAATAGTTGTGGAAATGGAATTGCAAGGTTTTAAATACAGTTTAATAGAAATGAAGACAAAGATGCACAATATGACTTCGAAGTACCGGTAACTTTTtaaacacttacatatgtatttataccctTCTGGACTAATTTTCTAAATGGAAGGATATATTTATCGTTGTAGAAGGGAACGTATTGAAGTCAGAACTACAGGAATACCATCGCTTTGGGAGCATTATGACGTAATGAATTCGTTAATAACTGAGTATGAAAATGACCGGCGCAACTCCTTGGACATTGACCATTCTAACGGTAAGTCAAATTGAACTGAAACAGCATCAGAGGGCTCCGTTtcgcttcaaaaaattttaaaaaaagtcttatgtaatattaatgaaatttatgtacatatctgatgaagttcaatttttttattccagccaaaaaaataaaatttgatcaCGAAAATCCAATTTTGATGCCTGAGAAGAACCACAATACACCCAGAGATTCCAAATCCTCCTGGAATGATAACAATTTCGATACTCTGAGTGAGAGCGATAACAGTGTGGAAAAAAATGTTGGCCATAATGTTGAGGACATGGCGGAATCGAATAACTATTCTATATCAGTGCGAGGAAACTTAAAGTCCACGAAAAATTCAATATGTGATAATTACTGTTCAAAGGTACAAAACACAAACCGATCCATTGTGGTGGAAACAAACGGACATGATGatatggatttattttttttaagtatgtcGAAGACGGTTAGGAAGCTTCCACATCACGTACAAGTGCATCTTAAGaggaaaatttgtaatttagtttttgaagcTGAATTGAAAGACTTAAAGCCAAGTAATGTCGATGATAATGATTTCTAGATTACATATTCTGCGCAATATATCAAAAAGGTTTATGcgcataaatgcatatattgaAAATCCTATagatatgtactacatatgtatgtatatgtacatatgtcaaatATTCGAAATATCTCCATTATATTACATTGAATTgcatttcataataaatttaagtCACATTCATCAATTTGAAATCCACTAATTTTATACtgataatttcatttgaaatgtaTGTCTAAAAGTTTacgataaaaatattgatattatatttatattactttaattttttaaatgtgaaaCTTGActgtaaaaacttttaatttctcACGaagaaatatttgcttaaaaaaatatgaagtgAAAATTAAGTTTTACCATGACACTTTAACCTTAGTACCACACCTTTAT contains:
- the LOC126760227 gene encoding uncharacterized protein LOC126760227 isoform X2, giving the protein MSSKSVYCKLYKDDPEDIKTSNKRRNRWTEDSERLFLQLWRSNLDELRACKKNSHILMEIVVEMELQGFKYSLIEMKTKMHNMTSKYRRERIEVRTTGIPSLWEHYDVMNSLITEYENDRRNSLDIDHSNAKKIKFDHENPILMPEKNHNTPRDSKSSWNDNNFDTLSESDNSVEKNVGHNVEDMAESNNYSISVRGNLKSTKNSICDNYCSKYVEDG
- the LOC126760227 gene encoding uncharacterized protein LOC126760227 isoform X1; translation: MSSKSVYCKLYKDDPEDIKTSNKRRNRWTEDSERLFLQLWRSNLDELRACKKNSHILMEIVVEMELQGFKYSLIEMKTKMHNMTSKYRRERIEVRTTGIPSLWEHYDVMNSLITEYENDRRNSLDIDHSNAKKIKFDHENPILMPEKNHNTPRDSKSSWNDNNFDTLSESDNSVEKNVGHNVEDMAESNNYSISVRGNLKSTKNSICDNYCSKVQNTNRSIVVETNGHDDMDLFFLSMSKTVRKLPHHVQVHLKRKICNLVFEAELKDLKPSNVDDNDF